In one Candidatus Aegiribacteria sp. genomic region, the following are encoded:
- a CDS encoding radical SAM protein translates to MPGASEITFDIVVSGCATDCWHCYVSGGPASLMTMSDYENVLAFVDEFCCIANEQNVKVYPYLDLEPMLHPEIEKIVSLARTINAFSLPVCIPTTGIPISTRNDWEQVLTAYHEAGVRQLEFTLHGPEAIHDKAVSREGAFRCLNEAVKRAKRSSFEIRLNLMVSKPMLQQFQETMYAVERNEYNYKRAVIPAYAPNEKLRRFEQYRPELADVIPYKEFFQEFCDNKIHNGKYWNNVKESTEEKAYQELLAYESKYKSYQLIIDSLPTWYFLTVGPGLDIWYGNGFHRTQKLGQICESTPKEVLEKVLGLYPNYSFGGYFPIDCVPSPIEVGKNVADPTGKRIYHEISEIHVKWLDKYLMGSSE, encoded by the coding sequence ATGCCTGGTGCTAGTGAAATCACCTTTGATATCGTTGTATCAGGATGCGCGACTGATTGCTGGCATTGCTACGTGTCCGGTGGGCCTGCCTCGCTAATGACGATGAGCGATTACGAGAATGTACTTGCTTTTGTTGACGAATTCTGTTGTATTGCGAACGAACAAAACGTAAAGGTATATCCGTATCTTGACCTCGAACCAATGTTACATCCGGAAATCGAGAAGATTGTGAGCCTGGCGCGAACAATTAACGCATTTTCATTGCCGGTGTGCATACCAACAACTGGAATACCGATCTCCACAAGGAATGATTGGGAGCAAGTCCTCACGGCGTATCATGAGGCGGGAGTGAGACAGTTGGAGTTCACGCTTCACGGCCCGGAGGCGATTCACGATAAAGCCGTATCACGGGAAGGTGCATTTCGATGCCTCAATGAGGCGGTGAAGCGAGCAAAACGTAGCAGTTTTGAAATCAGATTGAATCTGATGGTCTCGAAACCTATGTTGCAACAATTCCAGGAGACGATGTATGCGGTTGAGAGGAATGAATATAATTACAAACGGGCCGTAATCCCTGCGTATGCACCTAATGAGAAACTTCGCAGATTTGAACAGTATCGTCCAGAACTGGCGGATGTGATTCCGTATAAGGAGTTCTTTCAAGAGTTCTGCGATAATAAAATCCATAATGGGAAATATTGGAACAATGTAAAGGAGTCAACTGAGGAAAAAGCCTACCAGGAATTGCTGGCATATGAAAGTAAATATAAGTCGTATCAACTAATTATTGATAGCCTTCCGACATGGTATTTCCTGACTGTTGGTCCAGGTCTCGACATCTGGTACGGAAACGGCTTTCATAGAACGCAAAAACTTGGCCAGATCTGTGAATCAACCCCAAAGGAAGTATTGGAAAAAGTGTTAGGTTTATACCCGAATTATTCGTTCGGAGGATATTTCCCCATCGACTGCGTTCCATCACCGATAGAGGTAGGGAAAAACGTGGCAGATCCAACCGGTAAACGAATATATCATGAGATTAGTGAGATCCACGTGAAGTGGTTGGATAAATACTTAATGGGGTCATCTGAGTAG